The region CCATTTCCTCGGTAGTGACATTCATCTCGGACAGGAGGTCGGCAAATGGCGTGTTCGGCGAGAGCCCAGTGAACGAGGAATACGAGCCAGTGGCGTTGCAGTGCCAGAAGTCGAGCAGCACATTGGGAAGAGGCTCGCAGGTCTCCATGTCTAGAACACCGACGTCCAGCCATAGCGGAACCCCCGGTTGGCCCTCAGTCATGTCCTGGCGGAGGGTTTGCGAGCGCGGCCACACGTAGGGTCCCTCCGTGACTTCAGGGGTCAGTACGCAGGTGTCGTTCTGGATCTTGTCGTAGTACGGCGCTTCTGTGGTGATCTCAAATGTTGTATTGTGGCCCGAGCCCTCCCAGCGTTTGGCCATTCCTCGTTTCGCCATTCGACGCTGGTTAAAACTTGCGACATGGGCCCCGCAACGCTTGGCCATTTGATCACGGCGTGCAAGTTGTGCGTGGGAAATGGGCGCGTGGGGGCCTGGATGGGCCAATGCCGTGATGCCCGCCATGGCAGCTATGAAAACTTTCGAAAGATACATCGTGAAGTGACAGGACAAACAGTAATGCGCTTTCTGTGAGAATCAAGCTTGCATTGTCGAGGGTGAGGAcaacatatatatacacattGCTCCGAGACACAATTCCGACCACAATTCCGTTCAGTACTAAAAGATGCCATTGTACTCGTCACCCCCCTTCCATACTCCTGTCCATGGAATATTTTTTTGTTTGAACTCCACACGTTGATATAGTGCTGTTTTGGAGCTGCAACGAGTCTGGCGCGGAAGACAGACCCACAGCGCTAGGGCATTGCGCGTGCCGATATCCAACTGCCAAACCTGAAGAAAAGCCGATATTGTTGGGACAAGTATCCGAACGGGCCAGACTTGCGAATCAAGCAGAGACAATTGGGCCGGGGCGAGGCCGAGATGGCTGACGTTGATGTGTGGAGGCAGTTTGATATAGGTGCCTGCAGATCAGACTGCAATCCACTTTAGTCTCGCGAGAACCCAATTCCGCTGAATCAGCAGAAGaaagttagttaactaattaactagcCTCTTTCCGCAACTGAGAGGGTATCTTCGCAAGTGTCAGGCACCGTTGATCTACGGTGGTGATTGCGAACTCGACATCCCGGCAGGATAATGAGGAAGCGGCCACAACCGGCTAAAACTCATTATTGTAGATGCCTGGCGTAATATGAAGTTGATAAATCCTGCTGGTGAAGATTCAGTAAAAATAATTCCAGTGGGATGAGGGCATACTCACCTTTAAGACCGAGCACGCAGCCCTAGTCTGTTAAAGTGAAGAATAAACGAGCGACAGCAATGCCACTTAGGCCAGGTTAGGGTCTTACGACAATTTCTCAAGTTAAAATACTCGCCATCGCAAGCCGAGGACGACTTCGTCTTCCAATATTTATGGAGCTCGACACACCAGGCCGCATTTGGTCTGTGCGTTGTGGTCGCGCCATGCTTGACCTGCCACGGCCCTGTTACCACTCTTCATCCTGATAGTCGGTGTTGGAGATGGATATATTACTCGAATACTTTTATAGCAAATGGACAGAATGGCAGTGTCGGCTATGGTGAGTCGGTGACCTGCAGATTCGGCCTGTCAGAATCCTCGTGGCGGCTGAATACGAGGGGCCCAACCGCCTCTCCAATTCCTCGTCTGGCTGGCCAATGGGggtttttcttttgtcttttttatTGAAAAATCGTCTCCATCTGTCACATGAAGTAAGCGGTATTGCGATCTCCAGACAGGGGCGAGATTGAGAAGTCTGGATTCAGCCTCACCCGCAGACTTGCCATGACAGCCACCGGCAAGTCTATCAAAACCAAATACAATGGTCGGCGTTCCTCGCAGTAAGGCGTGTCTTCTGTGCAGAGAGCGACGGATCGGAGTGAGTTGCTCTTTGATCGTCTGTTC is a window of Aspergillus puulaauensis MK2 DNA, chromosome 4, nearly complete sequence DNA encoding:
- a CDS encoding intradiol ring-cleavage dioxygenase (COG:Q;~EggNog:ENOG410PWWV;~InterPro:IPR015889;~SECRETED:SignalP(1-18);~go_function: GO:0005506 - iron ion binding [Evidence IEA];~go_function: GO:0016702 - oxidoreductase activity, acting on single donors with incorporation of molecular oxygen, incorporation of two atoms of oxygen [Evidence IEA];~go_process: GO:0055114 - oxidation-reduction process [Evidence IEA]); this encodes MYLSKVFIAAMAGITALAHPGPHAPISHAQLARRDQMAKRCGAHVASFNQRRMAKRGMAKRWEGSGHNTTFEITTEAPYYDKIQNDTCVLTPEVTEGPYVWPRSQTLRQDMTEGQPGVPLWLDVGVLDMETCEPLPNVLLDFWHCNATGSYSSFTGLSPNTPFADLLSEMNVTTEEMGSADLHTDNTTWLRGMWPTNENGLMEMKTIVPGFYVERAIHIHVQAHTDWSVRENGTLVAGNTVSTGQLYLEEQISQEIMSLEPYASHTQIERTTNDVDSVFEGDTKGGYNPVISVIPADGKDVRNGLIGYITIGIETTAVEN